The Actinopolyspora erythraea genome has a segment encoding these proteins:
- a CDS encoding aldo/keto reductase, which yields MQRHALGNTGPEVSTVGLGLMGMSDFYGPTDTRESHATIDAAVEAGINLLDTGDFYGSGHNELLLREALRRHDRDSLEISVKFGAMRDPDGGIVGFDGSPAGVKNSLAQTLQRLGTDHVDIYRPARLDPRVPIEDTIGAISEMVEAGYVRHIGLSEVGSETIRRAAAVHPIVDLQIEYSLVSRGIERSILPTCRELGIGITAYGVLSRGLISGHWSGDAQRGDSRGHYPRFQGENLERNLELVERLRSIAREKGVEVAQVAIAWVLAQGSDIVPLIGARRRERLSEALGALDVELSAEELAAIERAVPPEAVAGQRYDEGGMALLDSERDTEGSS from the coding sequence ATGCAGCGACACGCACTGGGCAACACCGGACCCGAGGTCTCGACGGTCGGCCTCGGCCTGATGGGGATGTCGGACTTCTACGGCCCCACCGACACGCGGGAGAGTCACGCCACCATCGACGCCGCCGTCGAGGCGGGCATCAACCTGCTGGACACCGGCGACTTCTACGGCAGCGGGCACAACGAGCTGCTGCTGCGCGAAGCGCTGCGACGGCACGACCGCGACTCGCTGGAGATCAGCGTCAAGTTCGGCGCGATGCGCGACCCGGACGGCGGGATCGTCGGGTTCGACGGCAGCCCCGCCGGGGTGAAGAACTCGTTGGCGCAGACCCTGCAACGGCTGGGCACCGACCACGTCGACATCTACCGACCGGCCCGCCTCGACCCCCGGGTACCGATCGAGGACACCATCGGTGCCATCTCGGAGATGGTCGAGGCGGGCTACGTGCGCCACATCGGACTGTCCGAGGTGGGCTCCGAGACCATCCGCCGCGCCGCCGCGGTGCACCCGATCGTGGACCTACAGATCGAGTACTCGCTGGTCTCGCGGGGCATCGAGCGCTCCATCCTGCCGACCTGCCGGGAGCTCGGCATCGGCATCACCGCCTACGGCGTGCTCTCCCGAGGGCTGATCTCCGGCCACTGGAGCGGAGACGCCCAGCGGGGGGACTCACGCGGCCACTACCCCCGCTTCCAGGGCGAGAACCTGGAGCGCAACCTGGAGCTCGTCGAGCGGCTGCGCTCGATCGCCCGGGAGAAGGGCGTCGAGGTGGCGCAGGTGGCGATCGCCTGGGTGCTGGCGCAGGGCTCGGACATCGTGCCGCTGATCGGTGCCCGCCGCCGCGAGCGGCTCAGCGAGGCGCTGGGGGCCCTGGACGTCGAGCTCTCCGCCGAGGAGCTGGCCGCGATCGAACGCGCGGTGCCGCCGGAGGCCGTGGCGGGCCAGCGCTACGACGAGGGCGGCATGGCACTGCTCGACAGCGAGCGCGACACCGAGGGGTCCTCGTGA
- a CDS encoding DUF397 domain-containing protein: MTLSQTPDNWRKSSRSSNQTNCVEVGRVNDGAAVRDTKDRSAGYFTTTGQQWAAFIDAVKNQRFD; the protein is encoded by the coding sequence GTGACTCTGTCGCAGACCCCTGACAACTGGCGCAAATCCAGCCGGTCAAGCAATCAAACCAACTGCGTCGAGGTCGGCCGCGTCAACGACGGCGCGGCGGTACGCGACACCAAGGACCGCTCGGCCGGGTACTTCACCACCACCGGCCAGCAGTGGGCCGCGTTCATCGACGCGGTGAAGAACCAGCGGTTCGACTGA
- a CDS encoding esterase/lipase family protein — translation MRRILGVVLATVAMAAFGSFGVANAAGPNPVVFVHGYTGSASNWTAAEAQFRMSGYSSSELYAFEYDWSQSNKRSAAELASYVDNVLAETGADKVDIVNHSMGGLVSRWYMKELGGHTDVANWASLAGANQGTTTASTCVIYASCREMTPGSDFEERLNSGDWTPGESDYATWYSPTDGVIIPYTNTRVLGADNNHVVGQTHIGFLTDVSVLGEVIDFFEE, via the coding sequence ATGCGCAGGATACTCGGCGTTGTGCTCGCGACTGTCGCGATGGCGGCGTTCGGTTCGTTCGGGGTGGCCAACGCGGCCGGTCCGAACCCGGTGGTGTTCGTGCACGGCTACACGGGCAGCGCCTCCAACTGGACCGCCGCTGAGGCGCAGTTCAGAATGAGCGGCTACTCCAGCTCCGAGTTGTACGCCTTCGAGTACGACTGGAGCCAGTCGAACAAGCGGAGCGCGGCCGAACTCGCCTCGTACGTGGACAACGTTCTCGCCGAGACCGGCGCGGACAAGGTCGACATCGTCAACCACTCCATGGGTGGCCTCGTCTCCCGCTGGTACATGAAGGAGCTCGGCGGCCACACCGACGTGGCGAACTGGGCCTCGCTGGCCGGGGCCAACCAGGGCACCACCACCGCGAGCACGTGCGTGATCTACGCCTCCTGCCGGGAGATGACACCCGGGTCGGACTTCGAGGAGCGGCTCAACTCCGGTGACTGGACTCCGGGCGAGTCCGACTACGCCACCTGGTACTCCCCCACTGACGGAGTCATCATCCCCTACACCAACACCAGGGTGCTGGGCGCGGACAACAACCACGTCGTCGGCCAGACCCACATCGGTTTCCTGACCGACGTCAGCGTGCTCGGTGAGGTCATCGACTTCTTCGAGGAGTGA
- a CDS encoding DddA-like double-stranded DNA deaminase toxin, producing the protein MSESDVERLANQVSGALGQLPPEQLHRVRSWVEEFALPTLAEIGQGSTSPDLTEAVTLLEQTRELIDDVLALSDTTRGHLVSYLATLGMTGEQPPPSLPHPSTHPRIPTHTSHDHSWTEQVRQRLPEHTGGQTTGLTYDQDGTELTETSGREEVSDRARLTPHNSTLFPADDRGAPAVSTHVETKYAQRMRERGQTHGVVVLNNRICPGEQNCEAAVAAILPQGSTLVVWQPGASRPKEIHGKARP; encoded by the coding sequence GTGTCCGAGTCCGATGTGGAACGCCTGGCCAACCAGGTCAGCGGTGCTCTCGGTCAGCTGCCGCCCGAACAACTGCACCGAGTGCGGTCCTGGGTCGAGGAATTCGCCCTACCCACCCTCGCCGAGATCGGCCAGGGCAGCACCTCGCCCGACCTGACCGAAGCCGTCACGCTGCTCGAACAGACCCGCGAACTCATCGACGACGTCCTCGCCCTGAGCGACACCACCCGAGGACACCTGGTGAGCTACCTCGCCACCCTCGGCATGACCGGCGAGCAGCCCCCACCGAGCCTGCCCCACCCCTCCACCCATCCCCGAATACCCACCCACACCTCCCACGACCACTCCTGGACCGAGCAGGTGCGCCAACGACTGCCCGAACACACCGGCGGACAAACCACCGGACTCACCTACGACCAGGACGGCACCGAACTCACCGAAACCAGCGGACGCGAAGAGGTCTCCGACCGCGCCCGACTCACCCCGCACAACTCCACCCTGTTCCCGGCCGACGACCGTGGTGCCCCCGCCGTGTCCACCCACGTGGAAACGAAATACGCCCAACGGATGAGAGAGCGCGGGCAGACACACGGCGTCGTCGTGCTGAACAATCGCATCTGTCCTGGTGAACAGAACTGCGAGGCCGCAGTAGCCGCGATTCTGCCCCAAGGGTCCACGCTGGTGGTGTGGCAGCCCGGCGCGTCGCGGCCAAAAGAGATCCACGGAAAGGCCCGCCCATGA
- a CDS encoding MOSC domain-containing protein — MPQVSELVRYPVKGCAGDSVSDVELTASGLRHDRRFMVTDEDGLFRTQRGSPSLARVRPEITSGGERLTLRAEGVEALHLNVDTGLPRRDVTLHGVNYRGIDQGNAVAEWFSEVIGARSRLVCVPPEHERTTDGLTSGTAAYADSGPLLVVSESTLDSLNARLAVRGEAELPMDRFRPNIVISGWDEPHLEDLARRITIGEAELGYAKLAKRCGVTRVDQETGIKAGPEPIRTLADYRGSSTRTGVFLGSKFAVLRAGKLSLGDEVVVGSWGESEL, encoded by the coding sequence ATGCCCCAGGTTTCGGAACTGGTCCGGTATCCGGTCAAGGGATGCGCCGGAGACTCGGTCAGTGACGTCGAGTTGACCGCGAGCGGATTGCGCCACGACCGTCGCTTCATGGTCACCGACGAGGACGGGTTGTTCCGGACGCAGCGCGGGTCGCCGTCGCTGGCGAGGGTCCGGCCCGAGATCACCTCCGGCGGCGAGCGACTCACGCTCCGGGCCGAGGGGGTCGAAGCGCTGCACCTGAACGTGGACACCGGGCTGCCGCGTCGTGACGTGACGCTGCACGGCGTGAACTACCGGGGAATCGACCAGGGCAACGCGGTGGCCGAGTGGTTCTCCGAGGTGATCGGGGCGCGTTCCCGCCTCGTGTGCGTGCCGCCGGAGCACGAGCGCACCACGGACGGCCTGACGTCGGGAACCGCCGCGTACGCCGACAGCGGCCCGCTGCTGGTCGTGTCCGAGTCCACGCTGGACTCGCTGAACGCCAGGCTGGCCGTCAGGGGCGAGGCGGAGCTGCCGATGGACCGGTTCCGCCCGAACATCGTGATCTCCGGCTGGGACGAGCCCCATCTGGAGGACCTGGCGCGCCGCATCACCATCGGTGAGGCCGAGCTGGGTTACGCGAAGCTCGCGAAGCGTTGCGGCGTGACCAGAGTGGACCAGGAGACCGGTATCAAGGCCGGGCCCGAGCCGATCAGGACGCTGGCCGACTACCGGGGCTCGTCCACCCGAACCGGCGTGTTCCTGGGGAGCAAGTTCGCGGTGCTGCGCGCCGGGAAGCTCTCGCTGGGCGACGAGGTCGTCGTGGGCTCCTGGGGCGAGTCGGAGCTGTAG
- a CDS encoding Imm1 family immunity protein — MTVATETVVITAILGHEFHYARTPEETSHLVEAVLDTRYSQLYVWDRPCLSFDHDGGPQFPGGHRMRITAESAVGWAALNYMHPGAPDGALVDSYNPAATEDTPPLLFDPEGDLWFPATASIPLDQARQAITEYCRTGQRPTRVEWQPGQWY; from the coding sequence ATGACCGTAGCCACCGAAACCGTCGTTATTACTGCCATCCTCGGTCACGAGTTCCACTACGCACGTACCCCCGAGGAAACATCCCACCTCGTCGAGGCCGTCCTCGACACCCGATATTCGCAGCTCTACGTCTGGGACCGCCCCTGTCTCTCGTTCGACCACGACGGCGGACCACAGTTTCCCGGCGGGCACCGGATGCGCATCACAGCAGAATCCGCGGTGGGCTGGGCAGCTCTCAACTACATGCACCCCGGCGCACCCGACGGCGCGCTCGTTGACTCCTACAACCCCGCCGCCACCGAGGACACGCCCCCGCTGCTGTTCGACCCCGAAGGCGACCTGTGGTTCCCCGCCACAGCCTCGATCCCACTCGACCAAGCCCGCCAAGCCATCACCGAATACTGCCGGACCGGACAGCGCCCCACCCGCGTCGAATGGCAACCCGGCCAGTGGTACTGA
- a CDS encoding DUF6381 family protein, with protein sequence MNDSGVCWADGPLLAFDLETTGVDTDTDRIVTATLISIVPGRDPVTSNWLADPGIEIPEESSRVHGITTEHARTHGHPAPEVVAGVADALAESWDASTPLIAFNASFDLSVLNAELRRHHERELAISGPVVDPFCIDRQLDRFRKGKRTLGALCEHHGVRADGAHTSDGDALAAARLAWRLAKSYPERIGEVPLEQLHDNQVGWYRAQTRNFADYLDKQAGRASDPAEAERLRQRAERVREDAESWPLRGRPEPSAVPGV encoded by the coding sequence ATGAACGATTCCGGTGTTTGCTGGGCCGACGGACCGCTGCTCGCCTTCGACCTGGAGACCACGGGCGTCGACACCGACACGGACCGCATCGTGACCGCCACGCTGATCTCGATCGTCCCGGGGCGCGATCCCGTCACCAGCAACTGGCTCGCGGACCCGGGGATCGAGATCCCCGAGGAGTCCAGCCGGGTCCACGGCATCACCACCGAGCACGCCCGCACCCACGGCCACCCCGCCCCCGAGGTGGTGGCCGGGGTGGCCGACGCCCTGGCTGAGTCGTGGGACGCGAGCACACCGCTGATCGCGTTCAACGCGAGCTTCGACCTCTCCGTGCTGAACGCGGAGCTGCGCAGGCACCACGAGCGCGAACTGGCGATCAGCGGCCCGGTGGTCGATCCCTTCTGCATCGACCGGCAGCTCGACCGGTTCCGCAAGGGCAAGCGGACGCTCGGGGCACTGTGCGAGCACCACGGGGTGCGTGCCGACGGGGCGCACACCTCCGACGGCGACGCGCTCGCCGCGGCGAGGTTGGCCTGGCGGCTGGCCAAGAGCTACCCCGAGCGGATCGGCGAGGTGCCGCTGGAGCAGCTGCACGACAACCAGGTCGGCTGGTACCGGGCGCAGACCAGGAACTTCGCGGACTACCTCGACAAGCAGGCGGGCAGGGCCTCGGACCCCGCCGAGGCGGAGCGGTTGCGGCAGCGCGCCGAGCGGGTGCGCGAGGACGCGGAGTCCTGGCCGCTGCGCGGGCGTCCCGAACCGAGCGCCGTACCGGGGGTGTGA
- a CDS encoding Scr1 family TA system antitoxin-like transcriptional regulator encodes MGRVHRRREEPAVRITDPDNSAPGSPGALLHSSHRFPQPRRFREKSPGPAPVVRLEHHRSSATLRDKDDTTAYLEAREHLDRAAMTPEDSIGHIATVANRLESTT; translated from the coding sequence GTGGGCCGCGTTCATCGACGCCGTGAAGAACCAGCGGTTCGAATAACCGACCCCGACAACAGCGCCCCCGGTTCGCCGGGGGCGCTCCTTCACAGCTCCCATCGTTTTCCGCAACCCCGACGATTTCGCGAGAAATCACCGGGGCCGGCCCCGGTGGTACGCCTCGAACACCACAGGTCCAGCGCGACGCTGCGCGACAAGGACGACACGACAGCGTATCTCGAAGCGAGAGAACATCTCGACCGTGCGGCGATGACCCCTGAGGACTCGATCGGACACATCGCCACCGTGGCCAACCGATTGGAGAGTACGACGTGA
- a CDS encoding formate/nitrite transporter family protein, producing the protein MTERESDDEGFRTDSKGRHAPLREDEVERALDTIVSRGRPRLFRTMPELLASGTIAGVEISLGVLAFLSVEQATGSKPLAGLAFGVGFIALLLGNSELFTEGFLVPIAVVLAREAGWWRLARFWLATLVGNLIGGWGTMWMVVVAFPGLREVAVETGRTFAESGFTPRTFLLAVLAGSTMTLLTRMRIGTDDDVARVLASMATAFLVAGLGMYHSVLDTLFIFGGIHAGAGYGYGPWIAFFGWTVLGNAVGGIGLTTFLRLVRSHERLYEWRRSAPASHRP; encoded by the coding sequence ATGACCGAGCGGGAGTCCGACGATGAGGGATTCCGAACCGACAGCAAGGGTAGGCACGCCCCGCTGCGGGAGGACGAGGTCGAGCGAGCGCTGGACACCATCGTCTCCAGGGGCAGGCCGAGACTGTTCCGGACCATGCCCGAGCTGCTGGCCAGCGGAACCATCGCCGGAGTCGAGATCTCCCTCGGAGTGCTGGCCTTCCTGTCCGTCGAACAGGCCACCGGCAGCAAACCGCTGGCCGGACTGGCCTTCGGGGTCGGCTTCATCGCGCTGCTGCTGGGAAACAGCGAGCTCTTCACCGAGGGGTTCCTGGTGCCCATCGCCGTGGTGCTGGCCCGCGAGGCCGGTTGGTGGCGCCTGGCGCGGTTCTGGCTGGCCACCTTGGTGGGCAACCTCATCGGGGGCTGGGGGACCATGTGGATGGTGGTGGTCGCCTTTCCCGGCCTGCGCGAGGTGGCGGTCGAAACCGGCAGGACCTTCGCCGAATCCGGTTTCACGCCGCGCACCTTCCTGCTGGCGGTGCTGGCCGGCAGCACGATGACGCTGCTCACCAGGATGCGCATCGGGACCGACGACGACGTGGCCCGGGTGCTCGCCTCGATGGCCACGGCGTTCCTGGTTGCCGGGCTCGGCATGTACCACTCGGTGCTGGACACACTGTTCATCTTCGGCGGCATCCACGCCGGAGCGGGGTACGGGTACGGCCCGTGGATCGCGTTCTTCGGCTGGACCGTGCTGGGCAACGCGGTCGGCGGCATCGGGCTGACGACCTTCCTGCGGCTGGTGCGCAGCCACGAGCGGCTCTACGAGTGGCGCCGCAGCGCTCCCGCCAGTCACCGCCCCTGA
- a CDS encoding helix-turn-helix domain-containing protein, translating into MTGTTNLAPRAYILGSELRKARQNAGFTLRKMATQLDVSHSVVVRWERGGRVPTTEAVSALCAVLELPSHQRERLLELTREAATEPVNSVSVGATGEGDQLTALLEFERTATAITDVSPLLMPGLLQTGDYAQAIMGAGIPNVDERVTLRLGRRDVITRRRSPVNYTAFILESVLHQPVGDEEVMSEQLWHLIEMGQRDNIEVRVIPQRIGWTPAHAGPFMLLEFERASPVVHLEHHRSSAFLRDEGDVSAFLDAREDVDRLAMSEQESRELIAKTTERLETA; encoded by the coding sequence ATGACCGGGACCACGAACCTAGCCCCACGGGCGTACATCCTCGGATCCGAACTGCGGAAAGCTCGCCAGAACGCAGGATTCACCCTGCGTAAAATGGCTACACAGCTGGACGTGTCGCACTCGGTCGTTGTCCGTTGGGAGCGTGGTGGACGGGTACCAACCACGGAAGCTGTCTCGGCGCTGTGCGCAGTACTGGAACTGCCCAGTCACCAACGAGAACGGTTGCTGGAACTCACGCGGGAGGCGGCGACGGAACCAGTTAACTCGGTCTCGGTCGGTGCCACAGGAGAGGGTGACCAGCTAACCGCGCTGCTGGAATTCGAACGTACCGCGACTGCGATCACCGACGTTTCTCCACTGCTCATGCCCGGACTGCTACAGACCGGCGACTACGCACAGGCGATCATGGGAGCAGGCATCCCGAACGTCGATGAGCGTGTGACACTCCGCCTCGGTCGTCGAGACGTCATCACCCGACGACGATCTCCGGTCAACTACACAGCGTTTATTTTGGAATCGGTGCTGCACCAACCCGTTGGTGACGAAGAAGTCATGAGCGAGCAGCTATGGCACCTCATCGAGATGGGACAGCGGGACAACATCGAGGTTCGCGTTATCCCGCAGCGAATCGGCTGGACACCCGCCCATGCAGGACCGTTCATGTTGCTGGAGTTCGAGCGTGCATCACCCGTGGTGCATCTGGAGCACCACAGGTCAAGCGCGTTCTTGCGTGACGAGGGGGACGTTTCAGCGTTCCTCGATGCGCGAGAAGATGTCGATCGGTTGGCGATGAGCGAGCAGGAGTCGAGAGAACTCATTGCCAAGACAACCGAACGATTGGAGACGGCGTGA
- a CDS encoding DUF397 domain-containing protein: MTLSHTWRKSSYSSQETNCVEVGRVNDGAAVRDTKDRSAGYFTTTGPQWAAFIDAVKNQRFE; encoded by the coding sequence GTGACCCTATCGCACACGTGGCGGAAGAGTAGCTACAGCAGCCAGGAAACCAACTGCGTCGAGGTCGGCCGCGTCAACGACGGCGCGGCGGTACGCGACACCAAGGACCGCTCGGCCGGATACTTCACCACCACCGGGCCGCAGTGGGCCGCGTTCATCGACGCCGTGAAGAACCAGCGGTTCGAATAA
- a CDS encoding DUF5710 domain-containing protein codes for MPERHWLDVPFAEKDEAKALGARWDPREKRWYAPGGRVSALRRWEALPEVPDPLPGEDREFGTGLFVDLVPSSCWFTNVRSCVSPRDWERLRRMIVRRAGAECEICGAREDRSVPRRLEAHERWAYDEAELVQTLRRLICLCDACHTVTHFGLARVRGLAETALEHLCAVNGWSRDDAEEHIAGMFELWHRRSAREWRLDLSMLTDAGVTVAPPPEAERRPDIARRRLDESGRPG; via the coding sequence GTGCCGGAACGCCACTGGCTGGACGTGCCGTTCGCGGAGAAGGACGAGGCCAAGGCGCTGGGAGCGCGTTGGGACCCGCGCGAGAAGCGCTGGTACGCGCCCGGTGGGCGGGTGTCCGCGCTGCGGCGCTGGGAGGCGCTGCCCGAGGTCCCGGACCCGCTGCCCGGTGAGGACCGGGAGTTCGGGACCGGCCTGTTCGTGGACCTCGTCCCCTCGTCCTGCTGGTTCACCAACGTGCGGTCGTGCGTGAGCCCGCGCGACTGGGAGCGGCTGCGGCGGATGATCGTGCGCCGCGCCGGGGCCGAGTGCGAGATCTGCGGGGCGCGGGAGGACAGGTCGGTCCCCCGCCGGTTGGAGGCGCACGAGCGGTGGGCCTACGACGAAGCCGAGTTGGTGCAGACGCTGCGCAGGCTGATCTGCCTGTGCGACGCGTGCCACACCGTCACCCACTTCGGGCTGGCTCGCGTTCGCGGGCTGGCGGAGACCGCGCTGGAGCACCTGTGCGCCGTCAACGGCTGGAGCCGGGACGACGCCGAGGAGCACATCGCCGGGATGTTCGAGCTGTGGCACCGGCGCTCGGCCCGCGAGTGGCGGCTGGACCTGAGCATGCTGACCGACGCCGGGGTCACCGTGGCCCCTCCTCCGGAGGCCGAACGGCGCCCGGACATCGCCAGGCGACGGTTGGACGAGTCGGGGCGACCGGGCTGA
- a CDS encoding LuxR family transcriptional regulator → MSVAITAELGTPIRLHGRSSLLEWLLRRVDRHTRGGAAVVLSGEYGSGKTVLLEQLAVHAGLPSLDLTGTPGERDIPFAGLNRMSGAGAVTLPEFPLSAPEPTSYQRLWRELGRQLGDGPLLFRVDDAHLLDPPSLRALAFLARRIERLPVLLVLTVTTEAGYDHPLGDALDGIPHARLAPLDFSDSMRLLYGSTDFPPSPEIAEEVVSRAEGNPLALVEFARALTGKQSVGLVPPPRVPPPGGRFRGEVRRRLWDLPDRARELVMLTVADEELGREDVLVAAPLAAGDPHAWASAVRSGLVATTEGGLRPAGELARSCLEFEACPGELRDARLSLARVFERAGDHPRALRHRAAAGDEPPERLVGQLERTADSAERHGEHETASRLYERAAELSEHDESRATRLLAAGRGAWTGGDPQRTLAMTRRARTLVRSAGPRGMRDLLRGGIELCDGRPATAVRQLTEASTALLDTDRELAVTALMLAGDACCVAGDYRGYYELAERAEWLRSPEDSHDTALILRNLTAMSATFRGRHEVAAPALREVVRLADRVTGAAPLVLAGHAAFTLGEPATSYRLATRALRTAEERGETVQLPWASVYVSLAALLLERYAEAESRALEGVRLSRALGQRNRMIDHIALLALVAALRGEPETVELRLAQATEEGLFSRGLGRPDAFGSWAAACAELAHGRPVRAVHRLRLMDSGIGGFNPAVRVLAAPHFVEAAASCGEHDDAVPLLGAFDHWVSSTRSTTRMALSHRCHALLAERAADADERFRAAIESHRESGSGLELARTELLYAARLRRARKPTAARELLDEASAIFDDYGAEHWAARARAELRAVGRSDGPRRSKEAVELTGRQAEISRLVAEGATNREIAGMLYVSDRTVEHHLRNVFAKLGVRSRTELAKLLR, encoded by the coding sequence ATGTCGGTCGCGATCACCGCCGAACTCGGGACACCGATCCGGTTGCACGGTCGCAGCTCCCTGCTGGAGTGGCTGCTGCGCCGAGTCGACCGGCACACGCGCGGCGGCGCGGCGGTGGTGCTCAGCGGGGAGTACGGCAGCGGGAAAACGGTGCTGCTGGAACAGCTCGCCGTCCACGCGGGACTGCCGAGCCTGGACCTGACCGGTACTCCCGGGGAGCGCGACATCCCGTTCGCCGGGCTGAACCGGATGTCCGGCGCGGGTGCCGTCACACTCCCCGAGTTCCCGCTGTCCGCCCCCGAACCCACGTCGTACCAGCGATTGTGGCGGGAACTCGGTCGACAGCTCGGGGACGGGCCGCTGCTGTTCCGGGTGGACGACGCCCACCTGCTGGACCCGCCCTCCCTGCGGGCGCTGGCCTTCCTGGCCCGCAGGATCGAGCGGCTGCCGGTGCTGCTGGTCCTCACCGTCACCACGGAAGCCGGCTACGACCACCCTCTCGGCGACGCGCTGGACGGTATCCCCCACGCGCGGCTGGCCCCGCTGGACTTCTCCGACAGCATGCGGCTGCTGTACGGGAGCACCGACTTCCCACCGTCCCCCGAGATAGCCGAGGAGGTCGTCTCGCGAGCGGAGGGGAACCCGCTGGCACTGGTCGAGTTCGCGCGGGCGCTCACCGGCAAGCAGTCCGTCGGGCTCGTGCCGCCGCCCCGCGTGCCGCCGCCCGGCGGAAGGTTCCGGGGCGAGGTGAGGCGCCGCCTGTGGGACCTGCCCGACCGGGCGCGGGAGCTGGTCATGCTGACCGTGGCGGACGAGGAGCTCGGCCGCGAGGACGTGCTCGTGGCGGCACCGCTCGCGGCGGGTGACCCGCACGCGTGGGCGTCGGCCGTGCGCTCGGGGCTGGTCGCCACAACGGAAGGTGGACTGCGTCCGGCCGGTGAACTGGCGCGGAGTTGTCTGGAGTTCGAGGCGTGCCCCGGCGAGCTGCGGGACGCGCGGCTGTCGCTGGCCCGGGTCTTCGAACGGGCCGGGGACCACCCCCGAGCGCTGCGACATCGCGCCGCGGCCGGGGACGAGCCCCCGGAACGGCTGGTCGGGCAGCTGGAGCGAACCGCCGACTCGGCCGAGCGGCACGGCGAGCACGAGACCGCCTCGCGGTTGTACGAGCGGGCCGCCGAGCTGAGCGAGCACGACGAGTCCAGGGCCACCCGTCTCCTCGCCGCCGGGCGCGGGGCCTGGACTGGCGGGGATCCGCAGCGCACCCTGGCGATGACCCGCCGGGCGCGCACCCTCGTCCGCTCGGCGGGACCGCGCGGGATGCGCGACCTGCTGCGCGGTGGCATCGAGCTGTGCGACGGCAGACCGGCCACAGCGGTTCGCCAGCTCACCGAAGCCTCGACCGCGCTGCTGGACACCGACCGCGAGCTCGCGGTCACCGCACTGATGCTCGCCGGGGACGCCTGCTGCGTCGCCGGTGACTACCGGGGCTACTACGAGCTCGCCGAGCGGGCCGAGTGGCTGCGAAGCCCGGAGGACTCCCACGACACCGCGCTGATCCTCCGGAACCTCACCGCGATGTCGGCGACCTTCCGGGGCAGGCACGAGGTCGCCGCGCCCGCCCTGCGCGAGGTCGTGCGGCTCGCAGACCGGGTAACCGGGGCGGCGCCGCTGGTGCTGGCGGGCCACGCGGCCTTCACACTGGGCGAGCCCGCCACCTCCTACCGGCTCGCCACCCGAGCGCTGCGCACCGCCGAGGAGCGGGGCGAGACGGTTCAACTGCCCTGGGCCTCGGTCTACGTCTCGCTGGCGGCGCTGCTGCTGGAACGCTACGCCGAGGCCGAGAGCAGGGCGCTGGAGGGAGTGCGGCTCTCCCGGGCGCTGGGACAGCGCAACCGGATGATCGACCACATCGCGCTGCTGGCGCTGGTGGCCGCGTTGCGCGGCGAACCGGAGACCGTGGAGCTCAGGCTCGCGCAGGCCACCGAGGAGGGCCTGTTCAGCAGGGGGCTCGGGAGGCCGGACGCCTTCGGCTCGTGGGCGGCGGCCTGCGCCGAACTCGCGCACGGCCGTCCGGTGCGGGCCGTCCACCGGCTGCGGCTGATGGACTCCGGCATCGGCGGCTTCAACCCCGCCGTGCGGGTGCTGGCCGCACCGCACTTCGTGGAAGCCGCCGCCTCCTGCGGTGAGCACGACGACGCGGTGCCGCTGCTGGGAGCTTTCGACCACTGGGTGAGTTCCACGCGCAGCACCACCCGGATGGCACTGTCCCACCGCTGCCACGCGCTGCTGGCCGAACGCGCCGCCGACGCCGACGAGCGGTTCCGCGCCGCGATCGAGTCGCACCGCGAGAGCGGAAGCGGACTGGAACTGGCCAGGACCGAGCTGCTCTACGCGGCCAGGCTGCGCCGCGCCCGCAAACCCACGGCGGCGCGTGAACTGCTCGACGAGGCCAGCGCCATCTTCGACGACTACGGCGCCGAGCACTGGGCGGCGCGGGCGCGTGCCGAGCTGCGCGCCGTCGGTCGGTCCGACGGTCCCCGCCGCTCCAAGGAGGCCGTCGAGCTGACCGGGCGGCAGGCGGAGATCTCCAGACTGGTGGCGGAGGGGGCCACGAACCGCGAGATAGCCGGGATGCTCTACGTCAGCGACCGCACCGTCGAGCACCACCTGCGCAACGTCTTCGCCAAGCTCGGAGTGCGTTCCCGCACGGAACTGGCCAAGCTGTTGCGGTGA